The DNA segment TGTCATCAGGAAAGTAAATGGCATGCATTAATCCTCCTGCTCCATAAACCATTGACAAAATTAAATGAACGATTGCGATGGTTACCACACCAGCTCCAGTCCAGACCCCAGCTTCATCGAAGCCAATACCTACTGATGCTAAATGAGGAAGAAATATCAACCCTTGATCACCCATAGGCAACGAAGGGTCAAAGCGAGAAAGTTCGAATAATGTGTTAGAACCTGCTCCAAAAGCGATCATCCCAGTATGCGCAGCATGCGAGGCTATAAATCGCCCAGATCGATTGGTAACAGATGCATTACCAGCCCAAAAGTCATAAGTGACGTCTGGATTACCATAGGTCTGCATAAATTTAGATGTTCCGATGGGTAGACATGACCAAAGGTTACAGGGATCACATTCTTATGCTCGTTTTGTTAAAGGTCTGTATTTAAAAGTCAAAGTTTAGACCAGCCATATAAAGTCTATTTCAAGGAAAATCAAGTTTTTCTTCCTGAAGAGTCTTCAACGCAATGGGAGGCATTTAAAAAGAGGATTCAAACATATCGGCTCTATAAAGCCTTTTCTAGTCTTATTTAAGCAACAAACTTTTCCTAAAAAGAGGTTTCCTCTATCTTTTCCTGCTAGAAAGCTTTTTGAATTCAAAAATGCACCTTGAAGGTTTTAAAGAAAGTCTCTCCTAAATTATTCGCCTTATCTATTGCCTCCTTTGGAATGATCAATGGGATAGGGGCATTATCTGAGGTCAAAATAGATTGCGAGTCATCTGCTTGGGAAGATCATCCATCATGCGATAAATCTAAAGGGACCAAAACAATTGACAAAAAGTCAGGGTTAGAAGTAATTGAATTTGTCAAAGATATTGATTGGAAGTCAAAATCCAGAGATAAGCTTCCTTATTCAAAAATAGTCAAAGTTACATCCCTACTAGATGGTGAATATGAACTTGCTGTTTTTGATAGAGATTACAAAAGTGGATTATGGTCAGGAGGTAGCGAGAGAGTTGTCCTAAATGGACAACCGATATGCTGCGAGGATATACCTATTCAGCTGGAGGATGTGGGCTTTTAACTTGTACATATCAAAGGTCATCTTACAATGATTTACCAGATGTTATAGAGCTATTTGTTGCTAGTAAAAGTTTTAGATTATATGGAGATAGTGGCGAATTCCAATTACCTCAATCTTTTGTAGAATTAATAAAAAAAAGCAATGAAAATACTGAAGTCAATTTAAAATTAAAAGGGAGCAGTGGTGCTGTCATCCCAATAGGTAGTGGAACAATATCTTCATTAAAGCAACTTTATACTAAAGGGATAAAATCATGGACAAGGCCAGAGTTTAAAATATCAAGAACAAAAGTTAGCAAGAATGCAATTTCAATTGAGAAAATCGCAGAAAATACACTTCAATCAGTAGTAATGCTAAAAAACGAAAGAGGCCTAGGAAGTGGTTTCTTAATTAATAACAAAGGACTTATCGTGACTAATAGACATGTTGTTGCTGGAGGAGATAAGAAGTTTCAGATAGTTGCTCAAGGAGGAATAAAAGCCAATGGAAAGGTTGTATATGTAGATAGAAAGTTGGATTTTGCTTTGGTTAGCTCTGAAGGTATGAAGAGAACTAAACCACTTCCTTTATGCTATGCGGACTATCCAACTCCAGGACAAGCAGTTGTTGCATTAGGTTCCCCAAGTGGACTTGCAGGAACAGTTACCACAGGAATAGTTAGTGCCATTAGATACCCTGCAGGCAAACTAGAAGGTGTTGCACCTAGTTATGTAACTTTAATTCAAACAGATGCAGCAATAAGCCCTGGCAATAGTGGAGGCCCACTCGTCAATTCAAGAGGAGAAGTTGTAGGAGTTAATACATTTAATTATCTTGGAGCAGGAGGGAAAGGGCAGAATCTAAACTTTGCTGTTTCTATTGTAGATATCCTTAGAGCAGTTGATGCAGTTGCCCCAGAAGAAAGCAAAGAGATTAATTGGTTGCCTAAGTGGCTTAATCTCTTTCAGACAGAGACTAATAGATGTGGAAACTTTATATAAAATGATTCTAATTTCTTGAATGAGATAGATCCTTGCTTAGAAGCAAATTCTGATCAGCATGAAGTACAAGAAAGCGATGCAGTCAAAAAGAGAGAATCTCACCACTAAGAATCAAAAACCAGAAGCTCATATTGCAATGCAAAATGAATGTTTAGAAAGACTAGAAGGGGGTTCTTTAGGCGAGATTCAATCAGGTGATTTAGCCAGTAGTTATTAGAAGTACATTTAATTAGCTAAAAAAGCATTCTTATATATATTTAAAAACTGCAAAATCCCCTTTAATTTATTCATTTAAAAACCCACCAAAATTATTATCTATGTGTAGCTAAGCTAGATTTAACCCATCAACGGTGGGATTTGCAAAGAGAGATCCCTTGTCGTCATTAGCTATTTTAATGATAAAAAAACCACCAAAACCCACCATTAAAAAACCCAAAATCAAGCGGGGGACTATCTAGTGTACTTTCAGGACATAATTTCAAAATTGAATGCCTTTTGGAGCAAACAAGGCTGTCTTTTACTGCAACCTTACGACACTGAGAAGGGTGCAGGAACAATGAATCCTCATACTGTTTTAAGAGCAATTGGGCCAGAACCTTGGGCTGTTGCATACCCTGAGCCATGCAGAAGACCAACTGATGGAAGATATGGCGATAATCCCAATAGAGCTCAACATTATTATCAATACCAAGTTCTTATAAAGCCTTCACCAGATGAAATCCAAGAGACATATCTCTCATCTCTTAAAGAGCTAGGCATTAGGCAAGAAGAACATGACATTCGATTTGTAGAAGACAATTGGGAGTCTCCTACACTTGGGGCATGGGGTGTTGGATGGGAAGTTTGGTTAGACGGCATGGAAGTTACACAATTCACTTATTTTCAACAATGCGGGGGACTTGATTGTCGTCCAGTCTCAATAGAAATCACTTATGGCTTAGAAAGGATTGCTATGTTTCTTCAAAGTGTTGAAAGCATTTGGGATTTAAAATGGAATAATTCATATAGTTATGGCGATATTTGGCTATCTTTTGAAAAAGCAAATTGCAAATTCAATTTTGAAGATTCCAATCCTGACACTTTAAATAAATTGTTTGACTTATATGAATTAGAGGCTCAATCTCTAATATCTAATCAATTAGCTTTGCCAGCTCTAGACTATGTTTTAAAATGTAGCCATACGTTCAATCTTTTAGAGGCAAGAGGGGTTATTTCAGTAACTGAAAGAACAGCAACAATTTCCCGTATTCGCAATTTAGCGCGCAAAGTTGCAGAGTTATGGCTTGAAGAAAGAAAAAGCATGGGATTCCCTCTTTTAGGGACTTGCCCAGGAGATTAAAATTAGCAGCATTTGATACAGCAATAAGTGCTTTTTGCGTCTAATCATGCTAAAATTTGATAGCCCATTTTATTAGTGGGCTTATTGTGAGGAATCCTAAAATGAAGCTTTTCCAGCAATTGCTGCTGGCTCCAGCTGCTTTAGGTCTTTTGGCACCATTAGCTGCTACTGCAGCTGAAGTTAACATCAATGATGTTGCCAACTATGCCAAGAGCCCTAATCAAGCTCAAGCCGTTAAATCTGTTCAATTCTCTGACGTTGTACCAGGAGATTGGGCATATACTGCTCTTCAAAATTTAAGTGAGAGCTATGGCTGTGTAGACAATGCCTACACACAAAATCTCAAGAGTGGTCAGGCTCTTACTCGTTTTGAGGCTGCTGCACTTGTAAA comes from the Prochlorococcus sp. MIT 0603 genome and includes:
- a CDS encoding S1C family serine protease, whose amino-acid sequence is MLRGYTYSAGGCGLLTCTYQRSSYNDLPDVIELFVASKSFRLYGDSGEFQLPQSFVELIKKSNENTEVNLKLKGSSGAVIPIGSGTISSLKQLYTKGIKSWTRPEFKISRTKVSKNAISIEKIAENTLQSVVMLKNERGLGSGFLINNKGLIVTNRHVVAGGDKKFQIVAQGGIKANGKVVYVDRKLDFALVSSEGMKRTKPLPLCYADYPTPGQAVVALGSPSGLAGTVTTGIVSAIRYPAGKLEGVAPSYVTLIQTDAAISPGNSGGPLVNSRGEVVGVNTFNYLGAGGKGQNLNFAVSIVDILRAVDAVAPEESKEINWLPKWLNLFQTETNRCGNFI
- the glyQ gene encoding glycine--tRNA ligase subunit alpha; its protein translation is MYFQDIISKLNAFWSKQGCLLLQPYDTEKGAGTMNPHTVLRAIGPEPWAVAYPEPCRRPTDGRYGDNPNRAQHYYQYQVLIKPSPDEIQETYLSSLKELGIRQEEHDIRFVEDNWESPTLGAWGVGWEVWLDGMEVTQFTYFQQCGGLDCRPVSIEITYGLERIAMFLQSVESIWDLKWNNSYSYGDIWLSFEKANCKFNFEDSNPDTLNKLFDLYELEAQSLISNQLALPALDYVLKCSHTFNLLEARGVISVTERTATISRIRNLARKVAELWLEERKSMGFPLLGTCPGD